The Blattabacterium cuenoti genome includes a region encoding these proteins:
- the purE gene encoding 5-(carboxyamino)imidazole ribonucleotide mutase, whose translation MKVAIFFGSLSDRSIMKITSEVLKTFNISYKSYVISAHRLPDILSETIKKVESEGSDVIIAGAGLSAHLPGIISSKTILPVIGVPIHCNNNYGSLGGIDALFSMIQMPKDVPVATVGINNSYNAALLAIHILAIKYQNIRELLLKFRMKKKKKLITEIKQNLLS comes from the coding sequence ATGAAAGTGGCTATATTTTTTGGAAGTCTTTCCGATAGATCAATTATGAAAATCACATCGGAAGTACTAAAAACATTTAACATCAGTTATAAATCTTATGTAATTTCCGCACATAGATTACCAGATATTTTATCAGAAACCATCAAAAAAGTAGAATCCGAAGGATCCGATGTCATTATTGCAGGAGCTGGATTATCTGCTCATTTACCTGGAATTATTTCTTCTAAAACAATTTTACCTGTAATAGGAGTCCCAATTCATTGTAATAATAATTATGGATCTTTAGGAGGAATTGATGCCCTTTTTTCTATGATACAAATGCCAAAAGATGTCCCCGTTGCTACAGTAGGAATAAATAATTCCTATAATGCAGCTTTACTTGCTATTCATATTCTAGCTATAAAATATCAAAATATTAGAGAATTATTGCTCAAATTCAGAATGAAAAAAAAAAAGAAATTGATAACTGAAATTAAGCAAAATTTATTATCATGA
- the purC gene encoding phosphoribosylaminoimidazolesuccinocarboxamide synthase, translating into MSSCIIKKNILIEGKTKKVYNTDNPFEVIIHHTDNITALDGLKKSFIQDKGVLNNEITTLIFQFLNSCNIKTHFIRKINNREQLCHKVDMIPLEFVVRNIVSGSMSQRLGIKEGINLYDPIFEIFYKNDKLKDPLINDYHAVFLKIVSHEELNTIYNITSQINIFIKKYFFDKNIILVDFKIEFGKNYKNEIVLSDEISPDTCRFWDKRTMKKLDKDLFRRGFKEKEEVFDIYIEILKRLNVS; encoded by the coding sequence ATGAGCAGCTGCATTATTAAAAAAAATATTTTAATAGAAGGTAAAACAAAAAAAGTATATAATACTGATAATCCATTTGAAGTTATAATTCATCATACAGATAATATAACTGCTTTAGATGGATTAAAAAAAAGTTTTATACAAGATAAAGGAGTTTTAAATAATGAAATCACTACATTGATTTTTCAATTTTTAAATTCTTGTAATATTAAAACCCATTTTATCCGAAAAATAAACAATAGAGAACAATTATGTCATAAAGTAGATATGATTCCTTTAGAATTTGTTGTTCGTAATATTGTTTCTGGAAGTATGTCTCAACGTTTAGGAATAAAAGAAGGAATTAATTTATATGATCCTATTTTTGAAATATTTTACAAAAATGATAAATTAAAAGATCCCTTAATTAATGATTATCATGCAGTATTTTTAAAAATTGTTTCTCATGAAGAATTAAATACCATTTATAATATCACATCTCAAATCAATATTTTTATCAAAAAATACTTTTTTGATAAAAATATTATATTAGTCGATTTTAAAATCGAATTCGGGAAAAATTATAAAAATGAAATCGTATTGTCCGATGAGATCAGTCCAGATACTTGTCGTTTTTGGGATAAAAGAACAATGAAAAAATTAGACAAGGATTTATTTCGAAGGGGTTTTAAAGAAAAAGAAGAAGTATTTGATATATATATAGAAATATTAAAAAGGTTAAATGTAAGTTAA
- the purF gene encoding amidophosphoribosyltransferase: MISQLFTSILENNYYFDKFHDECGIFGIYSPDKVDTFSLIQFGLFALQHRGQEACGFSVLRDGFIISHKSEGLVLDFFRKISNSECYHGNAVIGHTRYSTEGGQSKKNIQPFFGENTYGRSTISIVHNGNLVNAESIRKKLESKGINFISEYSDSEVILRLIQKYLLEFDNNLKKAIQKTTIDIKGAYSVIVLMDNKIAAFRDPNGIRPLCYGMLNENTYIFSSETCGIDSVGGFYIRDLFPGEIIIVDNQSTQFYKLTEMKNSKKRICSFEYIYFSRPDSLIENVNVYEIREKSGEKLYEQYPVKADVVIGVPDSGVPASIGYSKASGIPFKPILVKNKYIGRSFILPKQKMREKMVNLKLNPILDEIKGKRIVIIDDSIVRGTTSRRLVYILRKAGAKEIHFRSASPPIIGPCYLGVNTPSKKDLISYNYIDKKNIAKILNVDSLEFLSMENLIDILGSTHYCFGCFTGNYPVQKK, translated from the coding sequence ATGATATCTCAATTATTCACTTCTATTCTGGAAAATAATTATTACTTTGATAAGTTTCATGATGAATGTGGTATTTTTGGCATTTATTCTCCCGATAAAGTAGATACCTTTTCTTTAATTCAATTTGGTTTATTTGCATTACAACATAGAGGACAAGAAGCTTGTGGTTTTTCTGTTTTACGAGATGGATTTATTATATCACATAAAAGCGAAGGTCTTGTTTTAGATTTTTTCAGAAAAATTTCTAATTCTGAATGTTATCATGGAAATGCTGTAATTGGACACACTCGTTATTCTACAGAAGGAGGACAAAGCAAAAAAAATATTCAACCTTTTTTTGGTGAAAATACTTATGGTAGAAGTACAATATCTATTGTCCATAATGGAAATTTAGTCAATGCTGAATCTATTCGTAAAAAATTGGAATCTAAAGGAATAAATTTTATATCAGAATACTCAGATTCAGAAGTAATTTTACGTTTAATACAAAAATATTTATTAGAATTTGACAATAATTTAAAAAAAGCTATTCAAAAAACAACTATTGATATTAAAGGAGCTTATTCTGTTATTGTACTTATGGATAATAAAATAGCTGCATTTAGAGATCCAAACGGAATACGTCCTTTATGTTATGGAATGTTGAATGAAAATACTTACATATTTAGTTCTGAAACATGTGGAATAGATTCTGTTGGAGGATTTTATATTAGAGATTTATTTCCAGGAGAAATTATAATTGTGGATAATCAATCAACTCAATTTTATAAACTTACAGAAATGAAAAATTCAAAAAAAAGAATATGTTCTTTTGAGTACATTTATTTTTCTCGTCCTGATTCTTTAATTGAAAATGTAAATGTTTATGAAATTCGTGAAAAAAGTGGAGAAAAACTTTATGAACAATATCCAGTAAAAGCTGATGTAGTTATTGGAGTTCCAGATTCTGGAGTTCCAGCTTCTATTGGATATTCCAAAGCTTCTGGAATTCCTTTCAAACCTATTTTAGTAAAAAATAAATATATTGGAAGATCTTTTATTTTACCCAAACAAAAAATGCGGGAGAAAATGGTAAACTTAAAATTAAATCCTATATTAGATGAAATCAAAGGAAAACGTATTGTTATTATTGATGATTCTATAGTTCGTGGAACTACCAGTCGTAGATTGGTTTATATATTAAGAAAAGCAGGAGCTAAAGAAATTCATTTTAGAAGTGCTTCTCCTCCTATTATAGGTCCATGTTATTTAGGAGTAAATACTCCAAGTAAAAAAGATCTCATATCATATAATTATATTGATAAAAAAAATATAGCAAAAATTCTAAATGTAGATAGTTTAGAATTTTTAAGTATGGAGAATTTAATAGATATTCTTGGAAGTACTCATTATTGTTTTGGTTGTTTTACCGGAAATTATCCAGTTCAAAAAAAATGA
- the purM gene encoding phosphoribosylformylglycinamidine cyclo-ligase, with protein MKNIKLKKSNIAISSILEKTYNKMVISTLDHFSGFYKIYEFGYKEPILVSGVDGVGTKLRLAIDYKKYDVIGKDCFAMCANDVLCHGAIPLFFLDYLACGKLNSTIIEKIVQGIAISCKKTNTCLIGGETAEMPGIYKENDYDIAGFCVGVVEKNHLIDGKKLINEGDILIGLPSSGVHSNGFSMIRNIFSTEDFTIYFQKKPFYETLLTPTRIYHFPIHILLKKFLIHGLAHITGGGISDNLYRIIPENLSAVVEKEKIPIQPVFNYIQKKGNISECKMWNTFNMGVGMIIVISMKDKCSILEKLSLLGEKPFVLGYIVKGNKKVFLK; from the coding sequence ATGAAAAATATAAAATTAAAAAAAAGCAACATTGCGATTAGTAGTATTTTGGAAAAAACTTATAATAAAATGGTTATAAGTACATTAGATCATTTTTCAGGATTTTATAAAATATATGAATTTGGATACAAAGAACCTATTTTAGTATCTGGAGTTGATGGAGTTGGAACCAAACTACGTTTGGCTATAGACTATAAAAAATATGATGTAATTGGAAAAGATTGTTTTGCAATGTGTGCAAATGATGTTTTATGTCATGGAGCCATTCCTTTATTTTTTTTAGATTATTTAGCTTGTGGAAAATTAAATTCTACTATTATAGAAAAAATTGTACAAGGAATAGCAATTTCCTGCAAAAAAACAAATACTTGTCTGATTGGAGGAGAAACTGCGGAAATGCCTGGTATTTATAAAGAAAACGATTATGATATAGCTGGATTTTGTGTAGGAGTTGTAGAAAAAAATCATCTTATAGATGGGAAGAAATTAATTAATGAAGGAGATATTTTAATAGGACTTCCTTCATCAGGTGTACATAGTAATGGTTTTTCTATGATTCGAAATATTTTTTCTACAGAAGATTTTACGATATATTTTCAAAAAAAACCATTTTATGAAACACTTTTAACCCCAACTAGAATTTATCATTTTCCTATTCATATTTTATTAAAAAAATTTTTAATTCACGGATTAGCTCATATTACTGGAGGAGGAATTTCAGATAATTTATATCGAATCATTCCAGAAAATTTATCAGCTGTAGTAGAAAAAGAAAAAATTCCGATTCAACCTGTTTTCAATTACATTCAAAAAAAAGGAAATATATCAGAATGTAAAATGTGGAATACTTTTAATATGGGAGTAGGAATGATTATAGTAATTTCTATGAAAGATAAATGTTCTATTTTAGAGAAACTTTCTCTATTAGGAGAAAAACCTTTTGTTTTAGGGTATATTGTAAAAGGAAATAAAAAAGTATTTTTGAAATAA
- a CDS encoding formyltransferase family protein produces MKRIAILVSGKGTNMQHILQAIKSGLLYNFMINIVISDRWCQAIQCALENDIPVLSLIKTKKKFLSKEIDNILIRYIPNIIVLSGFLSILDTDFCEKWLNKIINIHPSLLPKYGGKGMYGMKVHQEVIKNKEKISGATVHYVTKNVDLGDIILKKTCQIDSKETPISLSEKVSIIEKEILIQSINQLLC; encoded by the coding sequence ATGAAAAGAATCGCTATTTTAGTTTCTGGAAAAGGGACCAATATGCAACATATTTTACAAGCAATCAAAAGCGGTTTGCTTTATAATTTTATGATAAATATAGTAATTTCTGATAGATGGTGTCAAGCCATTCAATGTGCATTAGAAAATGATATCCCTGTACTTTCTTTAATAAAAACTAAAAAAAAATTTCTTTCTAAAGAAATAGACAATATATTGATAAGATATATTCCAAATATTATAGTTCTTTCAGGATTTCTTTCCATACTTGATACAGATTTTTGTGAAAAATGGTTAAATAAGATTATAAATATTCATCCTTCCTTATTACCTAAATATGGAGGAAAAGGAATGTATGGAATGAAAGTACATCAAGAAGTTATAAAAAATAAGGAGAAAATATCAGGAGCTACAGTTCATTATGTTACAAAAAATGTGGATTTAGGAGATATAATTTTGAAAAAAACATGTCAAATTGATTCAAAAGAAACTCCTATTTCTTTATCAGAAAAAGTTTCTATAATAGAAAAAGAAATATTAATTCAATCTATTAACCAACTTTTATGTTAG
- the purH gene encoding bifunctional phosphoribosylaminoimidazolecarboxamide formyltransferase/IMP cyclohydrolase: MKRALISVYEKNEKLFDFVSFLNQKGYQIVSTGGTFQYFVKKGLSNIINISDLTSFSEILDGRVKTLHPNIYIGILANRSIEEHMKYVLHYNINLIDIVLVNFYPFFEKIHKNYSTKELIEFIDIGGPSMLRAAAKNFLHVTAITDNNDYKLVQNEIEHYGFPSLKLRKKLAGKAFNFTSYYDSSISQYLLDEKFPIYLHSSYEKKMNLRYGENPHQKAAYYVNTIHEGAMRNFHQLHGKKLSFNNLRDMDIAWKVVTQFSEPACCTVKHSTPCGVALGRNIIEAFQKTYYADPISSFGGIMAVNVPITKELAKEINHIFLEVILSPSYETDVLNILKIKKNIRIISINEPISDQLEYVQIDGGILVQESDYFFPYGKNYKIVTKKEFSDQELKSLFFAQKVVKYVKSNAIVVAKGTQTLGISGGQTNRIWAARQAIERAVEKSQDGLVLVSDAFFPFRDVVDEAARFGGIRAILQPGGSIRDEESIKACDDYGIAMAFTGERHFKH, encoded by the coding sequence ATGAAAAGAGCTTTAATTAGTGTTTATGAAAAAAATGAAAAATTGTTTGATTTCGTGAGTTTTTTGAATCAAAAAGGATATCAAATTGTTTCTACAGGAGGAACTTTTCAATATTTTGTAAAAAAAGGATTATCAAATATCATCAATATATCTGATTTAACTTCTTTTTCTGAAATTTTAGATGGAAGAGTAAAAACTCTTCATCCTAATATATATATAGGGATTTTAGCTAATCGTTCCATAGAAGAACATATGAAATATGTTCTTCATTATAATATTAATCTTATTGATATTGTATTAGTGAATTTTTATCCATTCTTTGAAAAAATACATAAAAATTATTCTACTAAAGAATTAATAGAATTTATTGATATAGGTGGACCTTCTATGCTTAGAGCAGCTGCTAAAAATTTTTTACATGTCACGGCTATTACAGATAATAATGATTATAAACTAGTTCAAAATGAAATTGAACATTATGGATTTCCTTCCTTAAAATTAAGGAAAAAATTGGCAGGAAAAGCATTTAATTTTACTTCTTATTACGATTCTTCTATTTCTCAATATCTTTTAGATGAAAAATTTCCTATTTATTTACATTCTTCTTATGAAAAGAAAATGAATCTCCGTTATGGAGAAAACCCTCATCAAAAAGCAGCTTATTACGTTAATACAATTCATGAAGGAGCCATGCGAAATTTTCATCAATTGCATGGAAAAAAGTTATCATTTAATAATTTAAGAGATATGGATATAGCGTGGAAAGTTGTTACTCAATTTTCTGAACCTGCTTGTTGTACAGTAAAACATTCGACACCTTGTGGTGTCGCATTAGGCAGAAATATTATTGAGGCATTTCAAAAAACATATTATGCTGATCCTATTTCTTCTTTTGGAGGAATAATGGCTGTGAATGTACCAATTACAAAGGAACTCGCAAAAGAAATTAATCACATTTTTTTAGAAGTTATTCTTTCACCGAGTTATGAAACAGATGTTTTAAATATTTTAAAAATCAAAAAAAATATTAGAATTATTAGTATCAACGAACCTATTTCAGATCAACTAGAATATGTCCAAATAGATGGAGGAATTTTAGTACAAGAATCAGATTATTTTTTTCCTTATGGAAAAAATTACAAAATAGTTACTAAAAAAGAATTTAGTGATCAAGAACTAAAATCTTTATTTTTTGCTCAAAAAGTAGTAAAATATGTAAAATCTAATGCGATTGTTGTAGCTAAAGGAACGCAAACTTTAGGTATTTCTGGAGGTCAAACTAACAGAATTTGGGCAGCTCGTCAAGCTATAGAAAGAGCTGTAGAAAAAAGTCAGGATGGATTAGTTCTCGTATCTGATGCTTTTTTTCCTTTTCGAGATGTTGTAGATGAAGCGGCTCGTTTTGGTGGAATACGTGCAATTCTTCAACCAGGTGGATCTATACGGGATGAAGAATCTATAAAAGCTTGTGACGATTATGGAATAGCAATGGCTTTTACTGGGGAAAGACACTTTAAACATTAA
- the purD gene encoding phosphoribosylamine--glycine ligase: MKILILGGGGREHAIGKKLLEDDPSIDLYFYPGNGGTSIIGKNIENHHTVLDLGFFSKKNTIDITIVGSEVFLLKGVVDIFQNFGLKIVGPHYLAAKLEGDRIFAKSFMRKYGIRTPKYKIFYCYEKAINFLKKNTNSIAIKTNGIAAGKGVFLTHNPNDAIEVLQNIMIKKKFGESGNQIIIEEFLKGNEASIIAFFNKKNIIPFLSAKDYKKIGENEQGLNTGGMGAIVPNPHMKNSIWIDFKKNILEPTLEGLIIEKLTFFGFIYFGLMISHNKVYLLEYNTRIGDPEAQTLFPLMKSNFLNVIQSSFQKKEIFFDWKKLCSCCVVLSSVGYPEKYESGKIITGLNSLQEPFYIAGAKREQEKWITSSGRVINIVETGNTIQEARKKAYDKVKKIQFDNLYFRKDIGL, from the coding sequence ATGAAAATTTTAATTCTTGGAGGAGGAGGACGTGAACATGCTATAGGTAAAAAATTATTGGAAGATGATCCTTCAATAGATCTTTATTTTTATCCTGGAAACGGAGGAACAAGTATAATAGGAAAAAATATTGAAAATCATCATACTGTATTAGATTTAGGTTTTTTTTCTAAAAAAAATACAATAGATATAACTATTGTAGGATCAGAAGTTTTTTTATTGAAAGGTGTTGTAGATATTTTTCAAAATTTTGGATTAAAAATAGTTGGACCGCATTACCTAGCGGCTAAACTTGAAGGAGATCGAATTTTTGCGAAATCTTTTATGAGGAAATATGGAATTCGTACTCCTAAATATAAAATTTTTTATTGTTATGAAAAAGCAATTAATTTTTTAAAAAAAAACACAAATTCTATAGCTATTAAAACTAACGGAATAGCTGCTGGAAAAGGAGTTTTTTTGACTCATAATCCAAATGACGCAATAGAAGTATTACAAAATATTATGATCAAGAAAAAATTTGGAGAATCTGGAAATCAGATTATTATAGAAGAATTTTTAAAAGGAAACGAAGCTTCGATTATAGCTTTTTTTAATAAAAAAAATATAATTCCTTTTTTATCGGCTAAAGACTATAAAAAAATTGGTGAAAATGAACAAGGATTAAATACAGGAGGAATGGGCGCGATTGTTCCTAATCCACATATGAAAAATTCGATTTGGATAGACTTTAAAAAAAATATTTTAGAACCTACTTTAGAAGGATTAATTATAGAGAAATTAACCTTTTTTGGATTCATATATTTTGGATTAATGATTAGTCATAACAAAGTTTATTTATTAGAATACAATACTCGTATCGGAGATCCTGAGGCTCAAACTTTATTTCCATTAATGAAAAGTAATTTTCTAAATGTTATTCAATCTTCTTTTCAGAAGAAAGAAATATTTTTTGATTGGAAAAAATTATGTTCTTGTTGCGTAGTTTTATCATCTGTAGGATATCCTGAAAAATATGAAAGTGGAAAAATTATAACAGGATTAAATTCTTTACAAGAACCTTTTTATATTGCTGGAGCAAAAAGAGAACAAGAAAAATGGATTACATCAAGTGGACGAGTAATTAACATAGTAGAAACAGGAAATACGATTCAAGAAGCTAGAAAAAAAGCTTATGATAAGGTTAAAAAAATTCAATTTGATAATTTATATTTCAGAAAAGATATTGGTTTATAA
- the guaA gene encoding glutamine-hydrolyzing GMP synthase has product MKKDFILILDFESQYSHMIARRIRDVGVYTLLYHYNDISISHIISKKPKGLILSGGPYSVYEKNSPLISKKFFQMNIPIFGICYGMQLISFLFGGEIKKSKYKEYGKSNFIIDHLNHSLFHGIPDQSIVWMSHFDEVKNIPTEFQVIGHTSSCHIAAMSHISKDIYAVQFHPEVKNTEYGVSMLKNFVFHICKCNSNWKLNHFVQKTINDIKQRVNKKKVLLGFSGGIDSFVTAYIIHKAIGNSLSCIFVDTGLLLKNEKEKIFFLCQKMNFDIKIIDAKNRFLSKLIGIVDPEKKRKVIGEEFFSIFQEESKKIENVEFIAQGTIYSDVIESSVYLKKNSIKSHHNVGGLPKELKKFKLIEPLKELFKDEVREIGEKLGISKEILYRHPFPGPGFGIRIIGEINEKKISILKEAENILSQELKNYDIYNSVSQAFIVLLPVKSVGIKGDKRSYEYAAILRVMNTEDFMTATFSHLSYDFLEKVSNRITNEVDGINRIAYDITSKPPSTIEWE; this is encoded by the coding sequence ATGAAAAAAGATTTTATACTCATATTAGATTTTGAATCTCAATATAGTCATATGATTGCTAGAAGAATTAGAGATGTAGGAGTATATACTTTGTTATATCATTATAATGATATTTCTATATCTCATATAATTTCAAAAAAACCTAAAGGATTGATTCTATCGGGAGGACCTTATTCTGTTTATGAAAAAAATTCTCCATTAATATCAAAAAAATTTTTTCAAATGAATATTCCTATATTCGGTATTTGTTATGGGATGCAACTTATTTCTTTTCTTTTTGGAGGAGAAATAAAAAAATCAAAATACAAAGAATATGGAAAATCTAACTTTATCATAGATCATTTAAATCATAGTTTATTTCATGGTATTCCCGATCAATCAATTGTTTGGATGAGTCATTTTGATGAAGTCAAAAATATTCCAACAGAATTTCAAGTAATTGGACATACATCATCTTGTCATATTGCAGCCATGAGTCATATTAGTAAAGATATTTATGCAGTTCAATTTCATCCAGAAGTAAAAAATACAGAATATGGAGTATCTATGTTAAAAAATTTTGTTTTTCATATTTGCAAATGTAATTCAAATTGGAAACTCAATCATTTTGTTCAAAAAACGATAAATGATATTAAACAACGTGTTAATAAAAAAAAAGTTTTATTAGGTTTTTCTGGAGGGATAGATTCTTTTGTAACTGCTTATATTATTCATAAAGCTATTGGTAATTCTTTAAGTTGTATTTTTGTAGATACAGGATTATTACTGAAAAACGAAAAAGAAAAAATTTTTTTTTTATGTCAAAAAATGAATTTTGACATAAAAATAATAGATGCTAAAAACCGTTTTTTATCTAAACTAATTGGAATTGTGGATCCTGAAAAAAAGAGAAAAGTAATAGGAGAAGAATTTTTCTCTATTTTTCAAGAGGAATCGAAAAAAATTGAAAATGTTGAATTTATAGCACAAGGGACCATTTATTCAGATGTTATTGAATCTTCTGTTTATTTAAAAAAAAATTCTATAAAATCTCATCATAACGTAGGAGGATTACCGAAAGAACTGAAAAAATTCAAACTTATAGAACCATTAAAAGAATTATTTAAAGATGAAGTAAGAGAGATAGGAGAAAAATTAGGGATTTCAAAAGAAATTTTATATCGTCATCCATTCCCTGGCCCAGGTTTCGGTATTCGTATTATTGGAGAAATTAATGAAAAAAAAATTTCCATTTTAAAAGAAGCAGAAAATATTCTTTCGCAAGAATTAAAAAATTACGATATATACAATTCAGTGAGTCAAGCTTTTATTGTTTTACTTCCTGTAAAATCTGTAGGAATTAAAGGTGATAAACGATCATATGAATATGCAGCTATCTTACGTGTAATGAATACTGAAGATTTTATGACTGCTACTTTTTCACATTTATCTTATGATTTTTTAGAAAAAGTTTCAAATAGAATTACTAATGAAGTTGATGGAATTAATCGAATTGCATATGATATTACTTCTAAACCGCCATCTACTATTGAATGGGAATGA
- the accD gene encoding acetyl-CoA carboxylase, carboxyltransferase subunit beta — translation MAWFLRKKKNISTSIDDRKDLPKGIWYRTPSGKIIDTEELKKNAYVSPEDGYHVRIHSQEYFEILFDHGEFIEMNVKMMSKDPMKWKDYKKYSDRIQEARKKTNLYDAIRTGVGKIQTINIVISCMDFSFIGGSMGSVVGEKISRAIEYCIDKKYPYVLISKSGGARIMESSFSLMQMAKTIARLTQLRDARIPYISVLTDPTTGGVTASYSLLGDINIAEPGALIGFAGPRVIREIIGKDLPKGFQTAEFLMNHGFIDLISPRTKLKKNIYNLVSMMI, via the coding sequence ATGGCTTGGTTTTTAAGAAAAAAAAAGAATATATCAACATCTATAGATGATAGAAAAGATTTACCAAAAGGTATTTGGTACAGAACTCCTAGTGGAAAGATTATAGATACAGAAGAATTAAAAAAAAACGCTTATGTTAGTCCAGAAGATGGATATCACGTAAGAATTCACAGTCAAGAATATTTTGAAATTCTTTTTGATCATGGAGAATTTATAGAAATGAATGTAAAAATGATGAGCAAAGATCCTATGAAATGGAAAGATTATAAAAAATATTCAGATAGAATTCAAGAAGCAAGAAAAAAAACAAATTTATATGATGCTATTAGAACAGGAGTGGGAAAAATTCAAACAATAAATATTGTGATATCTTGCATGGATTTTTCATTTATAGGAGGATCTATGGGATCTGTAGTCGGAGAAAAAATATCTAGAGCGATCGAATATTGTATTGATAAAAAATATCCATATGTATTAATTTCTAAATCTGGAGGAGCAAGAATAATGGAATCCTCTTTTTCATTAATGCAAATGGCTAAAACTATAGCTAGACTTACCCAATTACGTGATGCTAGAATCCCTTATATTTCCGTTTTAACTGATCCAACTACAGGAGGTGTTACTGCTTCTTACTCTTTACTTGGAGATATAAATATAGCAGAACCAGGAGCTCTTATTGGATTTGCTGGTCCTAGAGTAATTAGAGAAATCATAGGAAAAGATCTTCCAAAAGGATTTCAAACAGCAGAATTCTTAATGAATCATGGATTTATCGATTTAATTTCTCCTAGAACCAAATTAAAAAAAAACATATATAATTTAGTTTCTATGATGATATAA
- the fbaA gene encoding class II fructose-bisphosphate aldolase → MHKKFPFGVATGDLVTEIFEYAKKNVFSIPAVNVVGSNTINAVMETAAEVNSPVIIQLSNGGAIFNAGKGLDNDQQKAAIQGSIACAMHVHELALYYKTTVILHTDHCSKPFLPWIDGLIEANEKHYKRFGKTLFSSHMLDLSQESLKENIHICEKYFDKMNKSKMTIEIELGVTGGEEDGIDNSNVENKKLYTQPEEVAYAYEKLMKISNNFIIAASFGNVHGVYRPGNVILRPEILKNTQEYIQNKFHTKTKPVSFVFHGGSGSTEEEIQKAINYGVVKMNIDTDLQYAFTCGVRDYMNLNQEYLKKQIGNPKGEHIPNKKYYDPRVWLREGEKSFKKILRKYFKFMNNINTL, encoded by the coding sequence ATGCATAAAAAATTTCCATTTGGTGTAGCTACTGGTGATCTTGTTACAGAAATATTCGAGTATGCTAAAAAAAATGTATTTTCTATACCAGCTGTAAACGTTGTTGGATCTAATACTATCAATGCTGTTATGGAAACCGCTGCAGAAGTAAATTCTCCTGTTATTATTCAATTATCTAATGGAGGTGCTATTTTTAATGCAGGAAAAGGATTAGATAATGATCAACAAAAAGCAGCAATTCAAGGCTCTATAGCTTGTGCTATGCATGTTCATGAATTGGCTTTATATTACAAAACAACAGTAATTCTTCATACAGATCATTGTTCTAAACCTTTTCTTCCATGGATAGATGGATTGATAGAAGCCAATGAGAAACATTATAAACGTTTTGGAAAAACTTTGTTTAGTTCACATATGTTAGATCTTTCTCAGGAATCTTTAAAAGAAAATATTCACATTTGTGAAAAATATTTCGATAAAATGAATAAAAGTAAAATGACTATTGAAATAGAACTTGGAGTAACGGGAGGAGAAGAGGATGGTATAGATAATTCTAATGTAGAAAACAAAAAACTTTATACTCAACCCGAAGAGGTTGCTTATGCCTATGAAAAATTAATGAAAATCAGTAATAATTTTATAATAGCAGCATCTTTTGGTAATGTACATGGAGTTTATAGACCTGGAAATGTAATACTTCGTCCTGAAATTTTGAAAAATACACAAGAATACATACAAAATAAATTTCATACGAAGACTAAACCCGTTTCTTTTGTTTTTCATGGAGGATCAGGATCAACAGAAGAAGAAATACAAAAAGCTATTAATTATGGAGTTGTTAAAATGAATATAGACACTGATTTACAGTATGCTTTTACTTGTGGAGTTCGAGATTATATGAATCTAAATCAAGAATATTTAAAAAAACAAATAGGAAATCCAAAAGGGGAACATATTCCTAATAAAAAATATTATGATCCTAGAGTCTGGCTAAGAGAAGGAGAGAAATCGTTTAAAAAAATTTTAAGAAAATATTTCAAATTTATGAATAATATTAATACTTTATAA